The following proteins come from a genomic window of Pyxidicoccus sp. MSG2:
- a CDS encoding winged helix-turn-helix transcriptional regulator: MSLPRRKSRAPAPPPPCALTECMSLIGGAWTPNVLWHLSAGPRRFSELRADMPRISAKVLSARLKTLEQRGVVRRRALPTSPPSVEYSLTELGAELLPAIRAIVEVGARLKQLR; this comes from the coding sequence ATGTCGTTGCCCAGGCGAAAGAGCAGGGCTCCCGCTCCGCCGCCCCCCTGCGCGCTGACGGAGTGCATGTCCCTCATCGGCGGGGCGTGGACGCCCAACGTCCTCTGGCACCTGAGCGCCGGTCCGCGACGCTTCAGCGAGCTGCGGGCGGACATGCCCCGCATCTCCGCCAAGGTCCTCAGCGCCCGCCTGAAGACGCTGGAGCAGCGAGGCGTCGTGCGCCGCCGGGCCCTGCCCACCTCTCCGCCGTCGGTGGAGTACTCGCTGACGGAGCTGGGCGCGGAGCTGCTCCCGGCCATCCGCGCCATCGTCGAGGTCGGCGCGAGGCTGAAGCAGCTCCGGTGA
- a CDS encoding CBS domain-containing protein yields MTLFPNDTVVRALAVMKRYGLERISVVDETRGELLGNVTTEDLRQVWEHSPLACMSEILSLKSLQEGEDGSSWRPRVTLISPLVDVYQTSKRWKQ; encoded by the coding sequence GTGACTCTGTTCCCGAATGACACGGTGGTGCGGGCGCTCGCGGTGATGAAGCGCTACGGGCTGGAGCGGATTTCCGTCGTGGACGAGACGCGCGGGGAGCTGCTCGGCAATGTGACGACCGAGGACCTCCGGCAGGTGTGGGAGCACTCGCCGCTGGCCTGTATGTCGGAAATTCTTTCCCTGAAATCCTTGCAGGAGGGTGAGGACGGCTCCTCCTGGCGCCCACGGGTGACGCTCATCTCCCCCCTGGTGGACGTGTATCAGACCAGCAAGCGCTGGAAGCAGTAA
- a CDS encoding S28 family serine protease — translation MQKLIRRPFIALGCALALGLQACGGAAAFPEGEAPPPEAAAVAPVEARAALDGETDILVALRSIPGLTVVSEGTTPQPGWRFFILSYDQPVDHRHPEGARFQQRLTLLHRSTQRPMVLASTGYGISTFPGRTEPTWLLDANQLLVEHRFFGPSTPVPATWEHLTLGQAAADHHRIVTAFKTLYTGKWVGTGASKGGMTSIYHRALYPNDVDATVAYVAPNSFGPQDPRYIQFLSRVGDAACRERIRDFQRDALTRRAELVPHMVLAAAAQGLSYDFLGADKTFEFSILELPFVFWQYSTAAECSLIPTPGAPADEVIAALDSFLGLYSFSDGSIDYYAPYYFQAGTQLGSYRSDERHLHGLLHYPRQYAPASLVPFSLEPYPFDHLAMPLIAAWVKTRGERILLVYGENDPWSTNAFDVRERNDSFRFFMPGGNHGSFISGLPEADYALALERLTTWAGVSAPGLASHGAPAPLSAEERAELLRERRRGPPRE, via the coding sequence ATGCAGAAGCTCATCCGACGTCCATTCATCGCACTGGGCTGCGCACTCGCGCTGGGACTTCAAGCCTGTGGAGGCGCCGCCGCCTTCCCCGAGGGAGAGGCTCCTCCCCCGGAAGCCGCGGCCGTCGCGCCCGTCGAGGCCCGTGCGGCACTCGACGGCGAGACGGACATCCTCGTCGCGCTCCGGTCCATCCCCGGCCTCACGGTGGTGAGCGAGGGCACCACGCCGCAGCCCGGCTGGCGCTTCTTCATCCTCTCCTATGACCAGCCGGTGGACCACCGGCACCCCGAGGGCGCGCGCTTCCAGCAGCGCCTGACGCTGCTGCACCGCTCGACGCAGAGGCCCATGGTGCTGGCCAGCACGGGCTACGGCATCAGCACGTTTCCGGGCCGGACGGAGCCCACCTGGCTGCTCGACGCGAACCAGCTCCTCGTCGAGCACCGCTTCTTCGGCCCCTCCACGCCGGTGCCCGCCACGTGGGAGCACCTCACGCTGGGTCAGGCCGCGGCGGACCACCACCGCATCGTCACCGCCTTCAAGACACTCTACACCGGCAAGTGGGTGGGCACCGGCGCCAGCAAGGGCGGCATGACGTCCATCTACCACCGCGCCCTCTACCCGAATGACGTGGACGCCACCGTCGCCTACGTGGCGCCCAACAGCTTCGGCCCGCAGGACCCGCGCTACATCCAATTCCTCAGCCGCGTGGGCGACGCGGCCTGCCGCGAGCGCATCCGCGACTTCCAGCGCGACGCGCTCACCCGGCGCGCCGAATTGGTGCCGCACATGGTGCTGGCCGCCGCCGCGCAGGGGCTGAGCTACGACTTCCTCGGCGCGGACAAGACGTTCGAGTTCTCCATCCTCGAGCTGCCCTTCGTCTTCTGGCAGTACAGCACCGCCGCGGAGTGCTCCCTCATCCCCACGCCCGGCGCACCGGCGGACGAGGTGATTGCGGCGCTGGACTCCTTCCTCGGCCTCTATTCCTTCAGCGACGGCAGCATCGACTACTACGCGCCCTACTACTTCCAGGCGGGCACGCAGCTCGGCAGCTACCGCTCCGACGAGCGGCACCTGCACGGGCTCCTGCACTACCCTCGGCAGTACGCGCCGGCCAGCCTCGTGCCCTTCTCGCTGGAGCCCTACCCGTTCGACCACCTGGCCATGCCGCTCATCGCCGCGTGGGTGAAGACGCGGGGCGAGCGCATCCTGCTCGTCTACGGAGAGAACGACCCGTGGTCCACGAATGCCTTCGACGTGCGCGAGCGCAATGACTCGTTCCGGTTCTTCATGCCCGGCGGCAACCACGGCTCCTTCATCTCCGGCCTCCCCGAGGCCGACTACGCCCTGGCATTGGAACGGCTCACCACGTGGGCCGGCGTCTCGGCTCCGGGCCTCGCCTCCCATGGGGCTCCCGCCCCGCTCTCCGCCGAGGAGCGCGCCGAGCTGCTCCGCGAGCGCCGCCGCGGGCCGCCCCGGGAGTAG
- a CDS encoding NAD(P)H-dependent flavin oxidoreductase has product MSETWSGKAGSQTEAVRRLGVKYPIVQGPFGGGLSTTRLAATVSNLGGLGSFGAYALPPDELGRLTKELRSLTSQPFAVNLWVSDHDPGGLSLSPEAFDRAYALFEPFYRELGVDKPERPERFSQRFEDQVDALLEARPPVFSFVFGVPSATILAECRRRGIVTVGAATSIAEAQALDGAGVDLIVATGFEAGGHRPSFLARAEDSLMGTLALTPLVADRVKAPVIAAGGISDARGLRAVMALGAQAGQLGTVFLACEESGATPEHRAALFSDKSQATVLTRAFSGRLARGLRNRWSDEMNARAAELLPFPVQGWFLSKLRPAVVKAGRTDLISLWSGQGAPNLKHHTAPELMESLVRGLTQPGP; this is encoded by the coding sequence ATGAGCGAGACATGGAGCGGCAAGGCAGGCAGCCAGACGGAGGCCGTGCGCCGGCTGGGCGTGAAGTACCCCATCGTCCAGGGACCGTTCGGCGGTGGACTGTCCACCACGCGACTCGCGGCGACGGTGTCCAACCTGGGAGGGCTCGGCTCCTTCGGCGCGTACGCCCTGCCGCCGGACGAGCTGGGCCGGCTGACGAAGGAGCTTCGGTCGCTGACGTCCCAGCCCTTCGCCGTGAATCTCTGGGTGTCGGACCATGATCCAGGCGGGCTGAGCCTGAGCCCGGAGGCGTTCGACCGCGCCTACGCGCTCTTCGAGCCCTTCTACCGGGAGCTGGGCGTGGACAAGCCCGAGCGGCCCGAGCGCTTCAGCCAGCGCTTCGAGGACCAGGTGGACGCGCTGCTGGAGGCCCGGCCGCCGGTGTTCAGCTTCGTGTTCGGCGTGCCCTCGGCCACCATCCTCGCGGAGTGCCGCAGGCGCGGCATCGTCACCGTCGGCGCGGCGACGTCGATTGCGGAGGCGCAGGCGCTCGACGGCGCGGGCGTGGACCTCATCGTGGCCACGGGCTTCGAGGCGGGCGGACACCGGCCGTCGTTCCTCGCGCGGGCGGAGGACTCGCTCATGGGGACGCTCGCCCTCACCCCGCTCGTCGCGGACCGGGTGAAGGCGCCCGTCATCGCCGCTGGTGGAATCAGTGACGCGCGCGGCCTGCGCGCGGTGATGGCGCTGGGCGCGCAGGCCGGACAGCTCGGCACCGTGTTCCTCGCGTGCGAGGAGTCCGGCGCCACGCCCGAGCACCGCGCCGCGCTGTTCAGCGACAAGTCCCAGGCCACGGTGCTGACGCGGGCCTTCTCCGGGCGGCTGGCGCGCGGCCTGCGCAACCGCTGGAGCGACGAGATGAACGCCCGCGCCGCGGAATTGCTCCCCTTCCCCGTCCAGGGCTGGTTCCTGTCGAAGCTGAGGCCCGCCGTCGTCAAGGCGGGGCGCACGGACCTCATCTCCCTCTGGAGCGGACAGGGCGCCCCCAACCTGAAGCACCACACCGCGCCGGAGCTGATGGAGTCACTGGTGCGCGGCCTGACGCAACCAGGCCCGTGA
- a CDS encoding gluconokinase: MVVIVMGVSGAGKTTVGRALAAALGWRFVDADDLHPKASIAKMAAGVPLTDEDRWPWLQVLRGVMEDALARGEDLVMACSALKRSYRTVLEVDPSRMRWVYLNAPREVLARRLAQRHGHFMPPSLLDSQLATLEIPADALEVDVSPPPDVVVQHLREGLGL; encoded by the coding sequence ATGGTCGTCATCGTCATGGGGGTTTCGGGCGCGGGGAAGACCACGGTGGGCCGGGCGCTGGCGGCCGCGCTGGGCTGGCGCTTCGTGGACGCGGACGACCTGCACCCGAAGGCCAGCATCGCGAAGATGGCGGCGGGCGTGCCGCTGACGGACGAGGACCGGTGGCCGTGGCTCCAGGTGCTGCGCGGGGTGATGGAGGATGCGCTGGCGCGCGGCGAGGACCTGGTGATGGCGTGCTCGGCGCTCAAGCGCTCCTACCGGACGGTGCTGGAGGTGGACCCCTCGCGGATGCGGTGGGTGTACCTGAATGCGCCGCGGGAGGTGCTGGCGCGCCGGCTGGCCCAGCGCCACGGCCACTTCATGCCGCCGTCGCTCCTGGACTCGCAGCTGGCCACGCTGGAGATACCCGCGGACGCGCTGGAGGTGGACGTGTCGCCGCCGCCCGACGTGGTGGTGCAGCACCTCCGCGAGGGACTGGGGCTCTGA
- a CDS encoding CARDB domain-containing protein has protein sequence MRSRCVTGLVAWMTLAACGEAPQASQAPEAESPEVAAQALATGPDFVVTSVTGPTSVSPYQPLSLSVRACNQGTLPGSAVVELYLSSDNVITPNTPTTPSPDFMAGYVFMNLGVGECRTEQVRASSPMGADATYYLGAAADPMNALPETKENNNLRLGSRIGVGYLPDLVVSSVTGPTSLQPYQTLSASVVVCNQGTLPGQGVLELYLSQDAVITPPVPPNPTTDVPVGSVYLQMLQPGQCRTEQVAGWTSVPAEAVWYLGAAVDPGNSTVEFIEDNNTRAGNRIGVGYRPDLVVTALTGPTSALPGELVSLTATVCNQGTQSGSAPVEWYLSQDTVITPNGSTDYYMGSSSFLFPLNPGQCETRTFATTVPSNFQGTYYVGAVVDPANGLQEFFEDNNTRVSSRIGFGNAPDFVVSSVSGTTTVQPGGGISATVRVCNQGTAWDSADVELYLSQDSVITPTTTPGPGSDQPVGVGHVDLAAGACGTVTVTGGANTEGTFYLGAVVDPRGWRTELFEDNNTRAGNRIGVGYRPDFVVTSVTGPASAAPGQSFNVTATVCNQGTVPGYTTVEIYLSQDSVITPHNGPGSTTDYHIGQIYTGMLEPGVCQTMTLPASGGGPMDGTYYLGAAADPGGVDTELFEDNNTRTGSRMGLGYRPDFVVTSFTAPASSRLSQPFNVTATVCNQGTQAESAGEVEIYLSKDSVITPSQYGPGPDFNVGYAPIDMLAPGQCQTVTISTSQNVEEGVWYLGAVVDPRNMRMEFLEDNNTRTGGRIGIGDRPDFVVTSVTGPASTQRGQYFTASARVCNQGTRDGSTDLELYLSEDTVITPYGPSTPTSDLSVGLVFIGSLAPGQCQTVSVNAYAGYSLYGSLYLAALVDSHGPSGNELIEDNNTRVGGRVNVLP, from the coding sequence GTGAGAAGCAGATGTGTCACGGGGCTCGTGGCGTGGATGACGCTTGCCGCATGTGGTGAAGCGCCCCAGGCGTCGCAGGCTCCCGAGGCGGAGTCTCCAGAAGTCGCGGCGCAGGCCCTGGCCACCGGGCCGGACTTCGTCGTGACGTCGGTGACGGGGCCCACGAGCGTGTCGCCCTATCAGCCGCTGTCCCTCTCGGTGCGGGCCTGCAACCAGGGCACGCTGCCGGGCAGCGCCGTCGTGGAGCTGTACCTGTCGAGCGACAACGTCATCACCCCCAACACGCCGACCACTCCCTCCCCTGACTTCATGGCGGGGTACGTCTTCATGAACCTCGGCGTCGGCGAGTGCCGGACGGAGCAGGTGCGGGCCTCCTCCCCGATGGGCGCCGATGCGACGTACTACCTGGGCGCCGCCGCGGACCCGATGAACGCGCTGCCCGAGACCAAAGAAAACAACAACCTCCGGCTGGGGAGCCGCATCGGCGTGGGCTACCTGCCGGACCTGGTGGTGTCCTCCGTCACGGGCCCCACCAGCCTCCAGCCGTATCAGACGCTCTCCGCCTCCGTGGTGGTGTGCAACCAGGGCACCCTGCCCGGCCAAGGCGTGCTGGAGCTCTACCTGTCCCAGGACGCGGTCATCACCCCGCCCGTCCCGCCGAACCCGACCACCGACGTGCCCGTGGGGAGCGTGTACCTGCAGATGCTGCAACCGGGCCAGTGCCGGACGGAGCAGGTGGCGGGCTGGACCTCCGTACCCGCCGAGGCCGTCTGGTACCTGGGCGCCGCGGTGGACCCGGGCAACTCCACCGTCGAGTTCATCGAGGACAACAACACCCGCGCGGGCAACCGCATCGGCGTGGGCTACCGGCCGGACCTGGTCGTCACGGCCCTCACCGGGCCCACGAGCGCGCTGCCGGGCGAACTCGTCAGCCTCACCGCGACGGTGTGCAACCAGGGCACGCAGTCGGGCAGCGCGCCGGTGGAGTGGTACCTGTCCCAGGACACCGTCATCACCCCCAACGGCTCCACGGACTATTACATGGGAAGCTCCTCCTTCCTCTTCCCGCTCAACCCGGGACAGTGCGAGACGCGGACGTTCGCGACGACCGTGCCCTCCAACTTCCAGGGCACGTACTACGTGGGCGCCGTGGTGGACCCGGCCAACGGCCTCCAGGAGTTCTTCGAGGACAACAACACCCGCGTGAGCAGCCGCATCGGGTTCGGCAATGCGCCTGACTTCGTGGTGTCGTCCGTCTCGGGCACCACCACCGTGCAGCCCGGCGGTGGCATCAGCGCGACGGTCCGCGTGTGCAACCAGGGGACGGCGTGGGACTCCGCCGACGTGGAGCTGTACCTGTCGCAGGACTCCGTCATCACCCCGACGACGACGCCGGGCCCGGGCTCGGACCAGCCGGTGGGCGTGGGCCACGTCGACCTCGCGGCCGGAGCGTGCGGCACGGTGACGGTGACAGGGGGCGCGAACACGGAGGGCACCTTCTACCTGGGCGCCGTCGTGGACCCGCGCGGATGGAGGACCGAGCTCTTCGAGGACAACAACACCCGCGCGGGCAACCGCATCGGCGTGGGCTACCGGCCGGACTTCGTGGTGACGTCCGTCACCGGGCCCGCGAGCGCGGCGCCGGGCCAGTCCTTCAACGTCACGGCGACGGTGTGCAACCAGGGCACCGTGCCTGGGTACACCACCGTGGAAATCTACCTGTCGCAGGACTCGGTCATCACGCCGCACAACGGCCCCGGCTCGACCACCGACTACCACATCGGCCAGATATACACGGGCATGCTCGAACCGGGCGTGTGCCAGACGATGACCCTCCCCGCCTCCGGCGGGGGACCGATGGATGGCACGTACTACCTGGGCGCAGCCGCGGACCCGGGCGGCGTGGACACCGAGCTGTTCGAGGACAACAACACCCGCACGGGCAGCCGCATGGGGTTGGGCTACCGGCCGGACTTCGTGGTGACGTCCTTCACGGCGCCCGCGAGCTCGAGGCTCTCCCAGCCGTTCAACGTCACGGCGACGGTGTGCAACCAGGGCACTCAGGCGGAGTCCGCCGGGGAGGTGGAAATCTACCTGTCCAAGGACTCGGTCATCACCCCGAGCCAGTATGGCCCCGGGCCGGACTTCAACGTGGGCTACGCCCCCATCGACATGCTCGCCCCGGGCCAGTGCCAGACGGTGACGATCTCCACGTCCCAGAACGTCGAGGAAGGCGTCTGGTACCTGGGCGCCGTGGTGGACCCGCGAAACATGAGGATGGAGTTCCTGGAGGACAACAACACCCGCACGGGCGGCCGTATCGGCATCGGTGACCGGCCGGACTTCGTGGTGACGTCCGTCACCGGGCCCGCGAGCACGCAGCGGGGCCAGTACTTCACCGCCTCGGCGCGCGTGTGCAACCAGGGCACCCGGGACGGAAGCACCGACCTGGAGCTGTACCTGTCCGAGGACACCGTCATCACCCCGTACGGGCCGTCCACGCCCACGTCCGACCTCTCCGTGGGCCTCGTGTTCATCGGCAGTCTCGCGCCAGGCCAGTGCCAGACGGTGTCGGTCAATGCCTACGCGGGCTACAGCCTGTATGGCTCGCTCTACCTGGCCGCCCTCGTGGACTCGCACGGCCCCAGCGGCAACGAGCTGATTGAAGACAACAACACCCGCGTGGGTGGCCGCGTCAACGTCCTGCCCTGA